CCTTTTGATAATAGAAGCATACCATTCAAGCGTGAAACCTTTTGGTAAAATACCCTGCCAGAATTTGGAAAAAGAAAAGATAATTGGCATTGAAATAGGCAAAACTATATATAAAACAAGTATTGCAATTATTATCTTCTCAAGAATATTTCTCTTCATATTTTTTAACTCCTTTTAAGCGATTTCTCTATCGCATTTAAAATTGATAGAACAACCGCAATAATCAAAATCAAAGTTACCGATAGAGCCGCCGATTGAGGTAAATTATAGGTTGACTCCGATGTTTGGAAATATATTTGGATGGAAAGAAGATTTTTTTCGCCTCCAACAAGCGCAAGGACAGTTCCAAAAGCACCAAGCATACCAGCAAACTGGATACTAAGCCCTGAAATAAAGCCTGGAGCAAGTGAAGGAATTATTACATATTTCCAGGTCTGAATAGTTGTGCAACCAAGATTTCTTGCTGCTTCAACAAGACTTTTATCAAGGTTCTCAAAGGTTGCAGCCATCGTAAGCGTCATAAGAGGTATCTGGAAAAATCCATAAACAAAAACAATTCCAGGCCAGGAATAGATATTAATATAAAAGTCCTTTGGTAAATTAAAGATCATTCTAATGAGTTGATTGATTACGCCGTTTCTTCCCAAAAGAACAATAAATGCAAAAGCAACGACAAGCCCTGAAAGAGTCAAAGGAAGCGAATATAGGGAAAGCAAAAAGTTTTTTGTATTACCTTTTAATCTTGAAATAAAATAACCAACCAGAGTGCCAAAAACTCCACCAAATAGGCTTGCTGCAGTTGAAAATAAAAGACTATTTCTTACTGCAACCTTATACTGGTCAACAGTAAAAATATTTTTGTAATATTGGAGGGTAAAAACACCTTTATCGTTAAAAAAGCCTTTTACAAAAAGATTGAATATAGGATACAATTCAAAAAAGCCTAAGAATATAAAAAATGGTAGTATAAGAAGGTATTCTTTATTAATCTTTCTCATATGTTCCCTCTAAGAAGAGGGGGAGTCCTACCACTCCCCCAATAATTCAAGTTAGTGTGCACCAACTGCTTTTGCCCAGGCGTCTATCAATGCATTGGAAATCTCATTATCTTTCTTATAGTCGATAAATGCAACCTTTGAGTATTCTTCTTTTGGAGGGAATTTTGCAGCAATGTCTGGAGGAATTTGGACATCAGACCTAATTGGTGTTACATATGCCTTTGCTAAAAGTTGTTGTCCTTTTTCTGAGAATAAGAATTCAAGGAAGAGTTTTGCAGTGTTAGGATGAGGTGCGTTTTTAGCCATTATAACTCCACCACCAGTTGCAATGGTTCCATCTGTTGGAATTACAACTTCAGCAGGAACTCCAAGCGTGTCTCTCCAGAGAAGAAGGTTGTAATCGAAGTTAATAAGAATAGCAACCTCGCCCCTTTGGAACTTACTTACATCAACCTTTGGGTCAACCGAAGCGATAATTCCGTTTTTATGGAGTTTTACAAGAAAATCGATACCTGCATTGTAATTGTAAGGGTCACCAGACATTGCATATGAAATTGCCTCGACCGTATTCACGCCAGTTCCTGTTGCCCTCGGGTCAAGATAACTTACAAGCCCTTTATAGGCAGGGTCGTTAAGTTCAGCCCATGTATGAGGAACTTTTTTAACAATATTTGTGTTTACAATAAACCCAAGAGTTCCCTTATAGGCTGCCTGCCATACTGAACCATTTGGAGCAACCCCCTTCTGCCCCTCTGGAATCTTGTCCCATACGCTAACTTTGTAATCGCTTGTATATCCTTCTTCCGCAAGTTTCATTGCATAGGATGGTTTGAGGTCTGCAACATCGTTCTTTGATGCATTTTCTTCCTTCATCCTCGAATATACAACAGAAGAACCCATATCGATGTCCTGGTGTTTAATGCCATAGAGTTTCTCAAACTCAGCATAAATTTCCCCATAGTTTGCCCAAACATCAGGCATTCCATAAGAGTTAATAACGCCACCTTCATTCTTAGCTTGAGCAGCAAGTGTATCCATTATGTTTGTTCCAGTTTGAGTACCTGTTTCAGTTGTTTGCTTCTTACATCCCGCAAACAAAGATGTTGTAATCACTAAAACAACCAACAAAACTAATAACTTTTTCATAATTCTCCACCTCCCTTAAAATTTTTGTTTTTTACTTTTCGAATTTTTTCATACCTCTTTCTCACCCCCTTAAAACCTCTTTTATACTTTTAAAACTCGTAAGAATTGCGTTTTTATCTCTATGAAGTTCGATAATGCCAACTATATCAGTTTGTAAGTCATTCAAACTTCTCAAAGACATAGCAAAATCGGGATCGATATTTATTATCGGTCTATGGATATCATAAAGGGTATCATTTGTATGCAAGTGGAGTTTCGCAATCCTTTCCTTTAACTCATTAACATAGTCGTAAATCTTATAAGAAGAGATTTTTGCGTGTCCAAAGTCAAGGGTAACATAAAGATTTTCAAAACTGAAAACAAAGTCTCTTAATTCAGAAGGATTGTTAAAAAGTTCAAACGGGAAATATACATTCTCAATTGCGATCTTAACCTGTGGAAAAGTTTTTATTATTTCTTCTACGGATTTTCTTAACGCTTCAACGTGTAAACGCCTTTCTGACATTGCAATACTTAAATATTCTTCGTATTCTTCGTAGGATTGAGGAAGGAAATCAAACCACGGAACATATCCACCATGCAGAGTAAAGTTGCTTGAGCCAAAAGAAATTCCATATTCAATTTCTCGCAGTATTTCTTTTACAACTTCTTTTCTTATACCTTCAACAGGATACGAAGGGTTAATTCCCCTTAAAAAGCCAATATGAAAAGTGATCTCAAAGCCAATGTCTCTCAAAAATAATACGAGATCTTTTGGTGTAAGCGGATTTATTTCAACAACTCTTAAGCCCTCTCCAAAAAGATTAACATAGTCCTTTTTCTCTAAAAAACTGCTGTAAGAAAAACCAAATCTAATCATTCTTTTATAAGCAGGGTATCTTGCCCTTCGAAATAAACATAAACTTCGTCGCCTTTTTCAAATTCTTTTGCAATCTCGATTGGAAGATCAACCTGTATCAAATTGTTAAAGGCTTTAAGTGTCATCCTTGCAAACGAACCAAGGAATGTCGTAACATCAACAACCGCCTTAAAAGCATTCTTATGCATCATCTCTTTTGAAATCTTCATCATTTCTGGTCTTACTGCAAGTGCGTATTTACCTGAAACATTTGGATTGGAAATTTCAAATTCATAATTCTCCCATTTGAATTTGCCATTGACAACTTCTCCGAAAAAGATATTAGCAACACCAACAAAGTTTGCAACAAAAAGATTCTTTGGTTCTCTATAGATTTCAACAGGTGTTCCAATTTGCTGTATTGTCCCTGCATTCATAACCACAATCCTATCTGATATTGAAAGTGCCTCCGCCTGGTCGTGTGTAACATAAATGGTGGTCATTGAAAGTTCCTTTTGAACCCTTCTTATTTCAACTCGTATCTCTTCTCTTACTTTTGCATCGAGAGCAGAAAGGGGCTCATCAAGGAGCAAAATCTTA
The nucleotide sequence above comes from Caldisericum sp.. Encoded proteins:
- a CDS encoding ABC transporter permease, which codes for MRKINKEYLLILPFFIFLGFFELYPIFNLFVKGFFNDKGVFTLQYYKNIFTVDQYKVAVRNSLLFSTAASLFGGVFGTLVGYFISRLKGNTKNFLLSLYSLPLTLSGLVVAFAFIVLLGRNGVINQLIRMIFNLPKDFYINIYSWPGIVFVYGFFQIPLMTLTMAATFENLDKSLVEAARNLGCTTIQTWKYVIIPSLAPGFISGLSIQFAGMLGAFGTVLALVGGEKNLLSIQIYFQTSESTYNLPQSAALSVTLILIIAVVLSILNAIEKSLKRS
- a CDS encoding extracellular solute-binding protein, with amino-acid sequence MKKLLVLLVVLVITTSLFAGCKKQTTETGTQTGTNIMDTLAAQAKNEGGVINSYGMPDVWANYGEIYAEFEKLYGIKHQDIDMGSSVVYSRMKEENASKNDVADLKPSYAMKLAEEGYTSDYKVSVWDKIPEGQKGVAPNGSVWQAAYKGTLGFIVNTNIVKKVPHTWAELNDPAYKGLVSYLDPRATGTGVNTVEAISYAMSGDPYNYNAGIDFLVKLHKNGIIASVDPKVDVSKFQRGEVAILINFDYNLLLWRDTLGVPAEVVIPTDGTIATGGGVIMAKNAPHPNTAKLFLEFLFSEKGQQLLAKAYVTPIRSDVQIPPDIAAKFPPKEEYSKVAFIDYKKDNEISNALIDAWAKAVGAH
- a CDS encoding sugar phosphate isomerase/epimerase → MIRFGFSYSSFLEKKDYVNLFGEGLRVVEINPLTPKDLVLFLRDIGFEITFHIGFLRGINPSYPVEGIRKEVVKEILREIEYGISFGSSNFTLHGGYVPWFDFLPQSYEEYEEYLSIAMSERRLHVEALRKSVEEIIKTFPQVKIAIENVYFPFELFNNPSELRDFVFSFENLYVTLDFGHAKISSYKIYDYVNELKERIAKLHLHTNDTLYDIHRPIINIDPDFAMSLRSLNDLQTDIVGIIELHRDKNAILTSFKSIKEVLRG
- a CDS encoding ABC transporter ATP-binding protein → SGCGKTTLLRSIAGFETVDSGEIVVDGKLINDVPPEKRDVAIVFQSYALFPHMTVFENVAFPLMIKGVPKAEQEKVVLPLLGMLKISNLKDRYPRQLSGGQQQRVALARALAKSPKILLLDEPLSALDAKVREEIRVEIRRVQKELSMTTIYVTHDQAEALSISDRIVVMNAGTIQQIGTPVEIYREPKNLFVANFVGVANIFFGEVVNGKFKWENYEFEISNPNVSGKYALAVRPEMMKISKEMMHKNAFKAVVDVTTFLGSFARMTLKAFNNLIQVDLPIEIAKEFEKGDEVYVYFEGQDTLLIKE